A genome region from Pseudomonas sp. S06B 330 includes the following:
- a CDS encoding dermonecrotic toxin domain-containing protein — protein MTTSVDISLERIAQRYVRQFPDLHGLARQAAGHVLRGHLGYWLDPDSVYWHEFESAATSTLSYTGWCHSQPPHRSMTLTELVIQRFSPAQQTYADELSVYGGFYRVDASQSSYDERNELRLAPQAVLEMFWRLDFAGKYTTLLKTFRTERGDDFCLLARARFLAATASAPLAESERAQVLDATLASTQVPLTLEALQRSRHSVPPSGWGVLTIAGVAARSLFLLTLKTGRYCLYLADERGSVVVLENLRALQAWLQDQVGSKQGRERMMLHFVGGDVLAQALRPRLNKYFKSLVMNADRIRIGSHAIPGDLFEHLRDQAMDELVSNAHERLTSNAELRKAAWLSGLQSAAVIIAPMAPLGWPMALTSLGVGVGTLALHLDRAINGKSAWRAAAWWAVVLDVLFVLLDAALIRTGELFSQSRVPQRVAAQAVTVGDPEWGRYMRPAVDDLLAFSDRALARQESLLVAVPLADEQAVGAAGEYLDAFSEPLAVYRDELGYGSPAIAEYSHSPARYSNLWRGLALEDGLAVCIARSHRLAEALDQIGVHNPLRMYRATSSIRGTGSLAFREGRLGVGDVLVSTEFCSFTDNPYALWEFFNNPQAQVSGREVFDDSAVVYVLEPGEAMQVTPVAPFSTRPDEAESLMMPGRYLQVEQVSAVQGERYRFMEVRLKALSGSPDSGGVHDMRTGEPFDRAALAQQLGGAGDDSLMRRFFPLPT, from the coding sequence TTGACCACATCCGTCGATATATCCCTTGAACGCATCGCCCAGCGATATGTGAGGCAGTTTCCCGACTTGCATGGCTTGGCTCGCCAGGCCGCAGGTCATGTCCTGCGGGGGCATTTGGGGTATTGGCTCGACCCTGACAGTGTTTATTGGCACGAATTCGAGTCGGCCGCCACCAGCACATTGAGTTACACCGGTTGGTGTCATTCTCAACCGCCACACCGCTCCATGACCCTTACCGAATTGGTGATACAACGCTTTAGCCCTGCCCAGCAAACCTATGCTGACGAGTTATCGGTCTATGGCGGCTTCTACCGAGTCGATGCCAGTCAGTCATCCTATGACGAGCGCAATGAGCTCCGTTTGGCGCCGCAGGCAGTGCTTGAGATGTTCTGGCGGTTGGACTTTGCCGGGAAGTACACGACCCTACTGAAGACGTTTCGCACTGAGCGCGGTGATGATTTCTGCCTGCTGGCACGTGCACGGTTTCTCGCCGCGACGGCCAGCGCCCCCCTTGCAGAAAGTGAGCGGGCTCAGGTGTTGGACGCTACGCTGGCCAGTACTCAGGTTCCGCTGACACTGGAGGCACTGCAGCGTTCGCGCCACAGCGTGCCACCTTCAGGTTGGGGCGTATTGACCATCGCGGGGGTCGCTGCCCGTAGCCTCTTTCTATTGACGCTCAAGACCGGCAGGTACTGCCTGTATCTGGCGGACGAGCGTGGCTCGGTGGTGGTGCTTGAGAACCTACGAGCACTTCAGGCGTGGCTGCAGGATCAGGTCGGCTCGAAGCAAGGTCGTGAGCGCATGATGCTGCACTTTGTCGGTGGCGATGTGCTGGCGCAGGCGCTGCGGCCTCGGTTGAATAAGTACTTCAAGTCGTTGGTTATGAATGCGGATCGCATCCGTATCGGATCGCACGCCATACCCGGTGATTTGTTCGAGCACCTGCGTGACCAGGCCATGGACGAGTTGGTTAGCAATGCCCACGAGCGACTGACCAGCAACGCCGAGCTGCGCAAGGCCGCCTGGTTGTCCGGCTTACAGTCGGCTGCCGTGATCATCGCACCCATGGCGCCCCTCGGCTGGCCGATGGCGTTGACTTCGCTCGGTGTTGGTGTGGGTACCCTGGCGTTGCACCTGGACCGTGCGATCAATGGCAAGTCGGCGTGGCGGGCGGCGGCTTGGTGGGCTGTCGTGTTGGATGTGTTGTTCGTTCTTCTGGATGCCGCATTGATCCGCACCGGTGAATTGTTTTCACAGTCTCGTGTACCGCAACGGGTTGCCGCCCAGGCAGTAACGGTGGGTGACCCCGAGTGGGGGCGATACATGCGTCCGGCGGTGGACGACTTGCTGGCCTTCTCGGATCGTGCGCTTGCTCGCCAGGAGTCGCTGTTGGTCGCCGTGCCCTTGGCCGACGAGCAGGCAGTAGGTGCGGCTGGCGAGTACCTTGATGCATTCAGCGAGCCCCTGGCGGTCTATCGCGATGAACTTGGCTACGGGTCGCCAGCTATCGCTGAGTACAGCCACTCACCTGCGCGGTACAGCAACCTTTGGCGCGGTCTGGCGTTGGAGGATGGTTTGGCGGTCTGCATTGCGCGCAGTCATCGGTTGGCTGAAGCCCTGGATCAGATTGGCGTGCATAACCCGCTGCGGATGTACCGAGCAACGTCGAGCATTCGGGGCACCGGATCCCTGGCCTTTCGTGAGGGGCGCTTGGGGGTGGGTGATGTGCTGGTCAGCACGGAATTTTGTTCGTTCACCGATAACCCTTATGCCCTCTGGGAGTTCTTCAATAACCCGCAGGCGCAGGTCAGCGGCAGGGAGGTGTTCGATGATAGTGCTGTGGTCTATGTGCTGGAGCCGGGGGAAGCGATGCAAGTGACACCAGTTGCGCCGTTCTCCACTCGACCGGATGAAGCGGAGTCGCTAATGATGCCGGGGCGATACCTTCAGGTCGAGCAGGTAAGCGCTGTGCAAGGGGAGCGTTATCGCTTTATGGAGGTGCGACTGAAGGCATTGAGTGGGTCACCAGACAGCGGGGGTGTGCATGATATGCGCACCGGTGAACCGTTCGATCGTGCGGCGTTGGCGCAGCAATTGGGGGGCGCTGGTGATGATTCGCTGATGAGGCGATTTTTCCCGTTGCCGACATGA